A single region of the Balaenoptera ricei isolate mBalRic1 chromosome 12, mBalRic1.hap2, whole genome shotgun sequence genome encodes:
- the ZBTB24 gene encoding zinc finger and BTB domain-containing protein 24 isoform X3, with translation MAETSSEPSGQLVVHSDTHSDTILASFEDQRKKGFLCDITLIVENVHFRAHKALLAASSEYFSMMFAEEGEIGQSIYMLEGMVADTFSILLEFIYTGCLQASEKSTEQILATAQFLKVYDLVKAYTDFQNNHSSPKPPTLNTAGAPVVVISNKKNDHPKRKRGRPRKVNSLQEGKSELAAEEEIQLRVNNSVQNRQNFVVKEGDDGVLNEQMPAKELEESEPACEPGGGEEMPAEKDENCDPKTQDGQDNQNRCSKRRIRRSVKLKDYKLVGDEDDQGSAKRVCGRRKRPGGPEARCKDCGKVFKYNHFLAIHQRSHTGERPFKCNECGKGFAQKHSLQVHTRMHTGERPYTCTVCSKALTTKHSLLEHMSLHSGQKSFTCDQCGKYFSQKRQLKSHYRVHTGKCFNTNH, from the exons atggcagaaacaTCATCAGAGCCTTCTGGGCAGCTGGTTGTACACTCAGACACTCACAGTGACACCATCCTGGCCAGTTTCGAGGACCAGAGGAAGAAAGGCTTCCTCTGTGACATTACTTTAATCGTGGAGAATGTGCATTTCCGGGCCCACAAAGCCTTACTTGCTGCCAGTAGTGAATACTTCTCAATGATGTTTGCTGAAGAGGGGGAGATTGGCCAGTCCATTTATATGCTGGAAGGCATGGTTGCCGACACATTTAGTATCCTGCTGGAATTTATCTACACGGGTTGTCTCCAGGCCAGTGAGAAAAGTACAGAACAAATCTTGGCTACTGCCCAGTTCTTAAAAGTCTATGACCTGGTAAAGGCTTACACAGACTTTCAAAATAATCATAGCTCCCCAAAGCCACCGACTTTGAACACagctggtgctccagtggttgtTATTTCTAATAAGAAAAATGATCATCCAAAGCGGAAACGGGGAAGACCAAGAAAAGTCAACAGTCTGCAGGAGGGGAAATCAGAACTGGCTGCAGAGGAAGAAATACAGTTGAGAGTGAACAATTCAGTTCAGAATAGACAAAACTTTGTGGTTAAAGAGGGAGACGATGGTGTACTGAATGAACAGATGCCAGCAAAAGAATTGGAAGAATCTGAGCCGGCTTGTGAGCCAGGTGGAGGGGAGGAAATGCCAGCTGAAAAAGATGAGAACTGTGATCCCAAGACCCAGGATGGGCAGGACAACCAGAATCGGTGCAGCAAGCGGAGGATTCGGAGGTCCGTCAAACTGAAAGATTACAAACTTGTTGGGGATGAAGACGACCAGGGTTCAGCCAAGAGGGTCTGTGGAAGGAGGAAGCGCCCCGGTGGCCCTGAGGCCCGTTGTAAAGACTGTGGCAAAGTGTTTAAGTATAATCACTTTTTAGCAATCCACCAGAGAAGCCACACGG GGGAGCGACCTTtcaaatgtaatgagtgtggaaAAGGCTTTGCCCAGAAGCACTCCCTGCAGGTCCACACCCGGATGCACACAGGCGAGCGGCCGTACACCTGCACCGTGTGCAGCAAGGCTCTGACCACCAAGCACTCGCTGCTGGAGCACATGAGCCTGCACTCAG GACAGAAGTCTTTTACATGTGATCAGTGTGGAAAATATTTCAGCCAGAAAAGACAACTAAAGAGCCATTACCGAGTTCATACAG GGAAGTGCTTTAACacaaatcactga